A section of the Streptomyces sp. 6-11-2 genome encodes:
- a CDS encoding NAD(P)-dependent alcohol dehydrogenase, with product MAAVVQERYGAEPEAVLRTARLARPGIGPGEVLVRVRASSVDRGTWHMMAGLPYAVRPVSGLRRPKLPNPGRNIAGVVEAVGSDVTGFAPGDEVYGTAVAAFADYTAARPDRIAHKPAGLTFEEAATVPVSALTSLQAVRDKGKVQEGQQVLITGAAGGVGTFAVQLAHALGARVTAVASTPKLDAVRALGADHVIDYTREDFLAAPRRYDAIIDIAGNRRLWDLRRALTPRGRLVITGGETNGAWLGGTDRQLRAQMLSPFTGQYLGTFISSEHADGLCDLTALIDEGALRPVVDRVYPLAETAAALRHLLDGRVTGKLALTLPAE from the coding sequence ATGGCGGCCGTCGTGCAGGAGCGGTACGGCGCTGAGCCGGAAGCCGTGCTGCGTACGGCCCGGCTCGCCCGGCCCGGCATCGGGCCGGGCGAGGTATTGGTGCGGGTACGCGCCTCCAGCGTGGACCGGGGCACCTGGCACATGATGGCCGGTCTGCCGTACGCGGTCCGACCCGTAAGCGGCCTGCGCAGGCCGAAGCTCCCCAACCCTGGCCGCAACATCGCCGGTGTTGTCGAGGCGGTCGGCTCCGACGTGACCGGGTTCGCACCCGGCGACGAGGTGTACGGCACGGCAGTCGCCGCGTTCGCCGACTACACCGCCGCCCGCCCCGACAGGATTGCTCACAAGCCGGCCGGACTCACCTTCGAAGAGGCGGCGACGGTACCCGTCAGCGCGCTCACCTCGTTGCAGGCGGTTCGCGACAAGGGCAAGGTCCAGGAAGGCCAGCAGGTCTTGATCACGGGAGCCGCCGGCGGCGTGGGCACCTTCGCCGTCCAGCTCGCCCACGCCCTCGGTGCCCGGGTCACGGCCGTCGCGAGCACTCCCAAGCTCGACGCCGTACGGGCGCTGGGTGCCGACCACGTGATCGACTACACGCGCGAGGACTTCCTCGCCGCCCCGCGACGCTACGACGCCATCATCGACATCGCGGGTAACCGCCGTCTGTGGGATCTGCGCCGCGCCCTCACGCCTCGCGGCAGGTTGGTCATCACTGGCGGCGAGACGAACGGCGCCTGGCTCGGCGGCACTGACCGGCAGCTCCGTGCACAGATGCTGTCCCCGTTCACCGGCCAGTACCTGGGCACCTTCATTTCCTCCGAGCATGCCGACGGGCTGTGCGACCTGACCGCTCTCATCGACGAGGGTGCGCTCCGCCCTGTCGTGGACCGCGTTTACCCGCTCGCCGAGACCGCCGCAGCCCTT